A single genomic interval of Halomonas sp. GT harbors:
- the cysT gene encoding sulfate ABC transporter permease subunit CysT, which yields MSQLALWRSGSARVLPGFGLSMGISVLFISLVLLLPITGLFGQLAGLSLAEYWAIITEGRVVASYMVTIGAAAVAALVNAAFGLLLAWVLVRYEFPGKRLLDALMDLPFALPTAVAGITLATLYAGNGWMGSLLEPLGFQVAYTWVGIALAMAFTSIPFVVRTVQPVLEDLPAEVDEAAMSLGATDGVAFRRVIMPHLWPALVTGTGLAFVRSLGEFGAIIFIAGNMPYETEITALMIFVKLQEYDYAGASAIASVVLFVSLALLLAINIWQGRFVRRLHGGTG from the coding sequence ATGAGCCAGCTAGCATTATGGCGGTCCGGCAGCGCACGCGTGCTGCCGGGCTTTGGCCTATCTATGGGGATCAGCGTCCTATTTATTTCGCTGGTTCTCCTTCTCCCGATCACCGGGCTATTTGGCCAGTTGGCAGGGCTTAGCCTTGCCGAATACTGGGCCATTATTACCGAAGGCCGTGTGGTGGCCAGTTACATGGTCACCATAGGAGCAGCGGCTGTCGCGGCGCTGGTGAATGCAGCATTTGGCTTACTACTTGCCTGGGTGCTGGTTCGTTATGAGTTTCCCGGCAAGCGTCTTTTAGATGCCTTAATGGATCTTCCCTTTGCGCTCCCCACAGCGGTTGCAGGTATTACCCTCGCTACGCTGTATGCGGGTAACGGCTGGATGGGCAGCTTATTAGAGCCACTAGGATTCCAAGTAGCCTACACCTGGGTAGGCATTGCACTGGCCATGGCGTTTACCAGCATTCCGTTTGTGGTACGCACCGTCCAGCCGGTGCTGGAGGACTTACCCGCAGAAGTTGATGAAGCAGCGATGTCTCTTGGCGCAACCGATGGCGTGGCGTTTCGGCGTGTGATTATGCCGCACCTGTGGCCAGCCCTCGTTACTGGCACCGGGCTAGCCTTTGTTCGCTCGTTAGGTGAGTTCGGGGCGATTATTTTTATCGCGGGTAATATGCCCTACGAAACCGAAATCACTGCGCTGATGATTTTCGTCAAATTGCAGGAGTATGACTACGCTGGTGCCTCCGCAATTGCCTCCGTCGTGCTCTTTGTGTCACTGGCACTACTGCTGGCGATTAATATTTGGCAAGGCCGCTTTGTGCGCCGCTTGCATGGAGGAACAGGCTAA
- the mscK gene encoding mechanosensitive channel MscK, with translation MVKNALKALLKLFIIYLLLIVSGAGYAQASLLDQVPTEAQLTERLSELESQESELTTEQNQVKEALSAALQSYERLRAVEERIEALEQRVAQAPDILLRLERELNEAEEQSRQLSVDNLSDMPLNELEAQQAEAVVELQQLQSQLAEVNSQLLAAQTLPERAQQAISDALQRAENLRRQSDEREALLGDRQLSARHDAQLIQWRIERALAEQEVNLNQRELSANSRLRELAQERRELIELQIDQQEQQLNLLQGVIDRQRRLQSEQAIADAAKNDPLIAEGHPVVLNAQQTNQALSLELLRTTDRANGIIRENIEAQRQLDHVRQLQRSLNEQIDAIRGSQLLSRILREQRQSLPLVAPRRDLQDEIADLRLKQFDLIRQRDQLRQSDRLAAQRLQEAGVDVTPGLVDSLTRLYQSRRELVEQLEQSYGSLLSGAIELQLNQQQLLATTRDLRATIDEQLFWVANSRPLDFNWLRQIPHNLQLEWLEGEWRAVLPSQWKGFTWRMLIGTPFILLGVVLVGLRRRIKSRLALIHSQIGRLKSDTQLHTTKAVLLNALLALPGPLGLAGIGIGLSEAEGALASSVSPALLQLALSWGVVAWGRRLLVHDGVAERHFTWAPAYTARLRKLLGGLGLALAPVVAIAALSGQMETPLAFRPVAIGLFAAGLVAMSWWLALLILSHVPFFGVRLFRLVLGLAMASVPLVLLGLVVWGYEYTALRLVARFAITLYLLGLWVVVEATVVRSLAVAARRLAYRRALARRRAQVQEGAEGGLEVVEEPPLDMEKINSQSLRLSKLILLIGFSALLYLVWSDLLAVLGYLDQVSIWDAEEGDLVGDALSISDVFTALLIVAITFIMARNLPGLLEVMVLSRLSLKQGSAYAISSLLSYTIVGTGVVMALATLGVSWNKLQWLVAALSVGLGFGLQEIFANFISGLIILFERPIRIGDTITLGNLHGTVSRIRIRATTVTDFDRKEIIIPNKTFVTDQLINWSLSDNVTRVVLTYGVAHGSDLPLVHTLLRQAADENPRVLEDPEPQVFCLNYGPHSLNFELRIFVNDLLDRLFAADEVNCRVDELFREAGVRVAFEQMDVWLHRDRGESVKVQSANRLPPANLS, from the coding sequence GTGGTCAAAAATGCACTGAAGGCACTCCTCAAGCTCTTCATTATTTATCTATTGTTAATAGTTTCTGGTGCGGGGTACGCACAAGCGTCGTTGCTTGATCAAGTTCCCACTGAGGCACAGTTAACTGAGCGATTGTCAGAGCTTGAGTCGCAAGAAAGCGAGCTAACCACCGAACAAAATCAGGTGAAGGAAGCCTTATCTGCTGCGTTGCAAAGTTATGAACGCCTTCGCGCAGTTGAAGAGCGCATTGAAGCGTTAGAGCAACGGGTTGCACAAGCTCCCGACATATTGCTTCGCCTAGAGCGTGAACTGAACGAGGCGGAAGAACAAAGCCGACAGTTATCGGTGGATAATCTTAGTGATATGCCACTGAATGAGCTGGAAGCTCAGCAGGCAGAGGCCGTCGTGGAACTTCAGCAGCTTCAAAGCCAATTAGCCGAAGTTAACTCTCAGCTGTTGGCTGCTCAAACCCTGCCTGAGCGTGCTCAGCAAGCAATTTCAGATGCGTTGCAGCGAGCTGAAAATTTACGACGCCAGTCTGATGAGCGAGAAGCCTTGCTGGGTGATCGGCAGCTATCGGCACGCCACGATGCGCAATTAATTCAGTGGCGCATTGAGCGAGCCCTTGCAGAGCAGGAAGTAAACCTGAATCAGCGCGAACTAAGTGCCAACAGTCGGCTGCGTGAGTTGGCCCAGGAGCGCCGGGAACTCATAGAGCTGCAAATAGACCAGCAGGAGCAGCAGCTTAATTTGTTGCAAGGCGTCATTGATCGCCAGCGGCGGCTTCAATCCGAACAGGCTATTGCCGATGCAGCAAAAAATGATCCACTAATAGCTGAAGGGCACCCTGTGGTGCTCAATGCCCAGCAAACGAACCAAGCACTGAGCCTGGAGCTGTTGCGAACGACGGATAGAGCGAATGGCATTATTCGTGAGAATATTGAGGCCCAGCGCCAGTTGGATCATGTACGGCAACTTCAGCGAAGCCTGAACGAACAAATTGATGCTATTCGTGGTAGCCAATTGTTGTCGCGTATTCTTCGAGAACAGCGCCAGTCGTTACCTTTAGTCGCGCCAAGGCGTGACTTGCAAGATGAAATTGCTGATTTGCGTCTCAAACAGTTTGACCTGATTCGTCAGCGCGATCAGTTGCGCCAAAGTGACCGCTTGGCAGCTCAGCGTTTGCAAGAAGCGGGGGTTGATGTCACGCCGGGGCTGGTGGACTCATTGACGCGACTTTACCAGTCACGCCGTGAATTGGTAGAGCAGCTTGAACAGTCGTACGGCAGTTTGCTGAGTGGTGCTATTGAGCTTCAACTGAATCAACAACAGCTATTAGCGACGACACGAGATTTACGAGCAACCATTGATGAACAGCTATTCTGGGTAGCGAATAGCCGTCCTCTGGATTTCAACTGGTTACGACAAATTCCCCACAACCTTCAACTGGAATGGCTAGAAGGCGAGTGGCGGGCGGTTTTGCCCTCTCAATGGAAAGGTTTTACTTGGCGTATGCTGATTGGCACGCCGTTTATTTTGCTGGGCGTGGTTCTGGTTGGGCTACGTCGGCGAATTAAGTCACGGCTTGCGCTCATTCACTCACAAATTGGTCGACTGAAAAGTGATACTCAGCTGCATACTACTAAGGCGGTGCTGCTAAATGCTCTTCTTGCGTTGCCAGGGCCGTTGGGATTGGCAGGTATTGGAATAGGCCTAAGTGAGGCTGAAGGCGCACTGGCAAGCAGCGTTTCGCCAGCGCTGCTGCAACTGGCTCTTAGTTGGGGGGTCGTGGCTTGGGGCCGTCGGCTCCTCGTTCATGATGGGGTGGCTGAGCGCCATTTCACCTGGGCGCCTGCTTATACAGCGAGGTTACGTAAACTGCTTGGTGGGCTAGGGTTGGCGCTAGCGCCCGTGGTCGCTATTGCCGCGCTGTCTGGGCAAATGGAAACACCGTTGGCGTTTCGCCCAGTGGCAATAGGGCTTTTTGCCGCGGGCTTGGTGGCAATGAGCTGGTGGCTGGCACTATTAATTCTATCTCATGTGCCATTTTTCGGTGTGCGACTCTTCCGGTTGGTGTTAGGGCTAGCGATGGCTTCGGTGCCCCTAGTGCTCCTTGGTCTTGTCGTCTGGGGGTACGAGTATACGGCGTTGCGGCTGGTTGCTCGTTTTGCAATAACCCTTTATTTGTTGGGCTTGTGGGTAGTTGTAGAAGCAACGGTTGTGCGTAGTTTAGCTGTTGCAGCCCGTCGGCTAGCTTATCGGCGAGCGCTCGCTAGGCGTCGTGCTCAAGTGCAAGAGGGCGCAGAAGGAGGATTGGAGGTCGTTGAAGAGCCACCTTTAGATATGGAGAAAATCAACTCGCAATCATTGCGGCTTTCAAAGTTGATTTTGTTGATTGGCTTCAGTGCCCTGTTGTATCTGGTGTGGTCAGATCTACTGGCGGTACTGGGCTATTTAGATCAGGTGTCAATATGGGATGCGGAAGAGGGTGACTTAGTTGGGGATGCGCTATCGATTTCCGATGTATTCACTGCGCTTCTTATAGTTGCTATTACGTTTATCATGGCGCGTAACTTGCCCGGTTTGTTGGAAGTGATGGTGCTTTCACGGCTGTCACTAAAGCAAGGTAGCGCTTATGCCATTAGCTCGCTGCTTTCTTATACCATTGTTGGTACTGGCGTAGTAATGGCGTTAGCCACGCTGGGTGTTTCGTGGAATAAATTGCAGTGGCTGGTAGCAGCGCTGAGTGTGGGGTTAGGCTTTGGGCTTCAAGAGATATTTGCCAACTTCATTTCTGGCTTGATCATTCTGTTTGAGCGCCCAATTCGGATTGGTGACACTATCACGCTTGGTAATCTTCATGGCACGGTCAGTCGGATTCGCATACGAGCGACTACGGTGACTGACTTTGACCGAAAAGAAATTATCATACCGAATAAAACGTTTGTGACGGATCAACTCATTAACTGGTCGCTATCAGATAATGTGACCCGCGTGGTATTGACTTACGGTGTTGCCCACGGGTCTGATCTGCCTTTAGTGCATACATTGCTTCGCCAAGCCGCCGACGAAAACCCTCGCGTGCTGGAAGACCCTGAGCCTCAGGTTTTTTGTCTGAACTACGGGCCGCATAGCTTGAATTTTGAGCTGCGTATTTTCGTTAACGATTTGCTGGACCGTCTGTTTGCTGCCGATGAAGTTAACTGCCGGGTTGACGAGCTGTTCCGTGAAGCGGGTGTTCGGGTAGCCTTTGAGCAAATGGATGTGTGGTTGCACCGTGATCGGGGCGAATCAGTTAAAGTTCAGTCAGCCAACCGACTGCCTCCTGCTAATCTAAGCTAA
- a CDS encoding sulfate/molybdate ABC transporter ATP-binding protein, with translation MSIRLQNIAKHFANTQALEPINLDIHEGELVGLLGPSGSGKTTLLRIIAGLESADRSPQPGKILFGDRDVTNVHVRDRRIGFVFQHYALFRHMSVYDNVAFGLTVMPKKRRPSNGEIRARVFRLLEMVQLQHLANRLPAQLSGGQQQRVSLARALAVEPDVLLLDEPFGALDAKVRQDLRRWLRRLHEELNFTSVFVTHDQEEALELSDRVVVMSNGRIEQIDTPETLYRSPKNRFVFEFLGDVNHLEGKVHQGVLTCGDAHLNVDLPDGDEELLLRPHEVRLAQQPSAESHLPVTITAISPVGAEVRVELEADWLAKPWLATVRHADFEQLQMRRGQRLFVHPRQWHRFKEETEKPQQQTRAA, from the coding sequence ATGAGTATTCGCCTACAGAACATCGCCAAGCACTTTGCCAATACCCAAGCGCTTGAGCCGATCAATCTGGACATTCATGAAGGCGAACTAGTCGGACTGCTTGGTCCGTCTGGCTCTGGAAAAACGACACTTCTACGTATTATTGCCGGCTTGGAGAGTGCTGATCGCTCCCCTCAACCCGGTAAAATATTGTTCGGCGACCGTGATGTAACTAACGTTCACGTTCGCGATCGCCGCATTGGGTTTGTTTTCCAACACTACGCTCTCTTTCGCCATATGAGCGTGTACGACAATGTAGCCTTTGGGCTAACCGTGATGCCCAAAAAGCGCCGCCCTTCTAATGGCGAGATTCGTGCCCGCGTATTTAGGCTGCTGGAAATGGTTCAGCTGCAGCATTTAGCGAACCGTTTGCCTGCCCAGCTCTCGGGTGGCCAGCAGCAACGTGTATCGCTTGCACGCGCCCTGGCCGTAGAGCCAGACGTGTTGTTATTGGATGAGCCGTTTGGTGCGCTGGATGCCAAAGTGCGTCAGGATCTACGTCGCTGGTTACGCCGACTTCATGAAGAGCTTAACTTTACCAGCGTGTTTGTTACCCACGACCAAGAAGAAGCATTGGAGCTTTCTGACCGTGTCGTGGTGATGAGTAACGGTCGTATCGAGCAAATTGATACGCCTGAAACGCTCTATCGTTCGCCCAAAAACCGTTTCGTGTTTGAATTCCTGGGCGACGTTAACCACTTAGAAGGCAAAGTACATCAAGGCGTACTCACCTGCGGCGACGCTCATCTCAATGTTGACTTGCCTGACGGTGACGAAGAGTTATTGCTTCGTCCTCACGAAGTTCGCCTTGCTCAGCAGCCTAGTGCAGAGAGCCACTTACCGGTGACGATTACTGCTATTTCACCGGTAGGTGCTGAAGTGCGTGTTGAACTGGAGGCCGACTGGCTGGCTAAGCCATGGCTTGCAACGGTGCGCCATGCTGATTTTGAGCAGCTTCAGATGCGCCGTGGACAACGTCTCTTTGTCCATCCACGTCAATGGCACCGTTTTAAAGAAGAAACTGAAAAGCCTCAGCAGCAGACTCGTGCGGCCTAA
- the cysW gene encoding sulfate ABC transporter permease subunit CysW, with protein sequence MRRIGDAPAVRRLLIGAALLLSALFLLLPLVAIFAQAFSQGVMVFWANVSNTFTLHAIGLTLVIALLTIPVCLVFGVALAWLVTRFSFPGRRILQTLIDIPFAVSPVVAGLIYLLLYGRNGWIGSWLDTHDIQLMFAWPGILMVTIFVTCPFVARELIPLMQAQGSREEEAAVTLGAGGWTTFRRVTLPNIRWALLYGIILTNARAVGEFGAVSVVAGAIRGKTNTLPLHLEQLYQDYNAVGAFASAALLALIALLTLAAKAGLEWRAARQEAFL encoded by the coding sequence ATGCGCCGGATTGGTGATGCACCCGCTGTGCGGCGTTTACTCATTGGCGCCGCACTATTGCTGTCAGCGCTGTTTTTGCTGCTGCCCTTGGTGGCAATCTTTGCCCAAGCGTTCTCCCAGGGCGTAATGGTCTTTTGGGCTAACGTTAGCAATACATTCACCTTGCACGCGATTGGCCTAACGCTCGTCATTGCATTATTAACCATACCGGTATGTCTAGTGTTTGGTGTCGCTTTGGCGTGGCTAGTTACCCGCTTCAGCTTTCCAGGTCGGCGCATTTTACAAACACTGATCGATATTCCGTTTGCGGTATCCCCAGTAGTAGCAGGCCTTATATATTTACTGCTCTATGGGCGAAACGGCTGGATTGGCAGCTGGCTAGACACCCACGATATTCAACTGATGTTCGCTTGGCCCGGTATTTTAATGGTGACTATTTTCGTGACCTGTCCGTTTGTGGCCCGCGAACTCATTCCGCTCATGCAGGCTCAAGGTTCCCGGGAAGAAGAAGCCGCCGTGACCCTCGGCGCAGGTGGCTGGACTACTTTTCGGCGTGTCACGCTACCTAATATTCGCTGGGCACTGCTTTACGGGATCATCCTCACCAACGCGCGTGCGGTGGGTGAATTTGGCGCCGTTTCGGTGGTCGCCGGGGCTATTCGTGGTAAGACAAACACCTTACCACTGCACCTAGAGCAGCTTTATCAGGATTACAACGCGGTGGGCGCGTTTGCTAGCGCCGCGCTGCTGGCCCTTATTGCCCTGTTAACCCTTGCGGCCAAGGCAGGCCTGGAATGGCGCGCAGCGCGCCAGGAGGCATTTTTATGA
- a CDS encoding TIGR04211 family SH3 domain-containing protein, giving the protein MQVNKLRSSCYAAAAGVLLSIGGTPAFAQSDTQAWVSDELSTYVRSGPTDGYRIVGTLNAGEQVEVLEISGDYTRVRSNSGDTVWVLSSELQQDPSAREQLPVLQAQVEELTQELDGINSTWEQRVSSMTETLDIREQRIAELETRNHELDNEAEQSRQQVRALQARLDTQEEDLLMRYFMYGGGVAGAGLLVGLIVPHLPRRRKKRDRWF; this is encoded by the coding sequence ATGCAAGTAAATAAACTTCGTAGTAGTTGTTACGCCGCTGCCGCTGGCGTGTTGTTGAGTATCGGAGGTACCCCTGCATTTGCCCAATCTGATACCCAAGCTTGGGTAAGTGATGAGTTAAGCACGTATGTGCGGAGTGGCCCCACTGATGGTTATCGCATTGTGGGAACGCTAAATGCAGGTGAGCAAGTCGAAGTGCTTGAAATAAGCGGCGATTATACTCGCGTACGTAGCAATAGCGGCGATACGGTGTGGGTGCTCAGTAGCGAGCTACAGCAAGATCCAAGCGCCCGCGAACAGTTGCCCGTATTACAAGCCCAGGTAGAAGAGCTTACTCAAGAGTTGGATGGTATTAACAGTACGTGGGAGCAGCGCGTTTCTTCGATGACGGAAACGCTTGATATCCGTGAACAGCGGATCGCTGAGTTAGAAACGCGCAACCATGAGCTCGATAATGAAGCTGAGCAGTCTCGCCAGCAGGTGCGTGCACTGCAAGCTCGTTTAGACACTCAGGAAGAAGATTTGCTGATGCGCTATTTCATGTACGGCGGTGGGGTTGCCGGGGCTGGGTTATTAGTTGGTCTGATTGTTCCTCATTTACCACGCCGTCGTAAAAAGAGAGACCGCTGGTTTTAA
- a CDS encoding YajG family lipoprotein: MRRRHFLYLSGALLTSVLLVGCASPQYLQLSPERSASVPQTGSGQQVTVITADARESEVIGTRSGGSMSTAQITVSSHELIPQLQAEAERAVRDMGFTPTRDAAQGRPSVTLELASLNYAKGDSGQPLIDEARIEGVFRAIAQNKGTTYTGTYTSRRTQGYAIKPGEDANTRMLNDLLSDGLNRAFSDPELGRLLAR; the protein is encoded by the coding sequence ATGCGTCGGCGCCATTTTTTATACCTCTCTGGTGCGCTGCTTACCAGCGTTTTGCTAGTAGGCTGCGCTAGCCCTCAGTACCTACAGCTAAGTCCAGAGCGCAGTGCTAGCGTGCCGCAGACAGGTTCTGGTCAGCAGGTCACTGTGATCACTGCCGATGCCAGGGAAAGTGAAGTGATTGGAACGCGCTCAGGTGGCAGTATGTCTACCGCGCAGATTACCGTGAGTAGTCATGAACTCATTCCGCAGCTGCAAGCCGAAGCGGAACGCGCTGTGCGGGACATGGGATTTACCCCAACCCGTGATGCTGCACAAGGCCGCCCAAGCGTTACTCTTGAGCTCGCAAGCCTTAATTATGCCAAAGGTGACAGCGGACAGCCGCTCATCGACGAAGCGCGTATTGAAGGGGTTTTTCGGGCAATCGCCCAGAATAAAGGCACGACGTATACCGGCACTTACACCTCGCGCCGCACCCAAGGCTATGCCATCAAGCCCGGTGAAGATGCCAATACACGTATGTTAAACGACTTGTTAAGCGATGGTTTGAACCGTGCGTTTAGTGACCCTGAGCTTGGTCGCTTGCTCGCCCGCTAA
- a CDS encoding TlyA family RNA methyltransferase translates to MTQLTRLDQLLVSRGLARSRTRAQRLIRNGRVSLHDGTPLEKPSEKWPLDTPLHIDEDPEERYVSRAGLKLEGVLNALNMRLDGCIVLDVGQSTGGFTDCSLQFGARHVIGIEVGHSQLAERLRGDPRVTCLEGLNARHMTSSTALQHAVAKHPIDIAVMDVSFISQTLILPEIASLLLSGGQLLSLVKPQFELEPGALDKRGIVRNASRYVDVEQKIRDTCTECGLVISHWQESPITGSDGNREFLLFATKI, encoded by the coding sequence ATGACTCAACTAACACGATTAGACCAACTACTGGTCAGCCGAGGGCTGGCCCGTTCACGTACGCGCGCGCAGCGGTTAATTCGCAACGGTCGCGTGTCGCTTCACGATGGCACGCCACTCGAAAAACCATCCGAAAAATGGCCCCTGGATACTCCGCTTCATATTGATGAAGATCCAGAGGAACGCTACGTTTCCCGTGCAGGCTTAAAACTAGAGGGCGTTCTTAATGCGCTAAACATGCGCCTGGATGGGTGCATCGTGTTAGACGTTGGCCAATCAACGGGGGGCTTTACCGATTGCTCACTTCAATTTGGTGCCCGTCATGTCATAGGCATTGAAGTTGGTCACTCCCAATTAGCCGAGCGCTTACGTGGCGATCCAAGGGTCACGTGCCTTGAAGGCTTAAATGCTCGTCATATGACATCATCGACAGCCCTTCAACACGCCGTAGCTAAACATCCTATCGATATAGCCGTGATGGACGTTTCATTCATCTCACAAACACTGATTTTGCCCGAGATCGCCTCTCTTCTCCTTTCTGGGGGGCAGCTGCTCTCATTGGTAAAGCCACAGTTTGAGTTAGAGCCAGGCGCACTGGATAAGCGTGGCATCGTACGTAACGCTAGCCGTTATGTCGACGTGGAGCAAAAGATACGTGATACGTGTACAGAGTGCGGCTTGGTCATTAGCCACTGGCAGGAAAGCCCGATTACCGGCAGCGACGGTAATCGAGAGTTTTTACTATTCGCCACTAAAATATGA
- a CDS encoding DUF1820 family protein gives MAAKPIYRVVVHQQGEIWDLYVREIFQSELWGFIEVEEFVFDDASRVVVDPGAEKLQRTFDGVKRSYLPLNAIVRIDEVEREGPLKAVKSDARVAEFPRPFPLPPRGEG, from the coding sequence ATGGCGGCCAAGCCGATCTACCGTGTGGTGGTTCACCAGCAAGGTGAAATCTGGGATTTATACGTCAGAGAAATCTTTCAAAGCGAACTCTGGGGCTTTATTGAAGTCGAGGAGTTTGTCTTTGACGATGCGTCGCGGGTTGTTGTCGATCCAGGGGCGGAAAAACTACAGCGTACCTTTGACGGTGTTAAGCGCAGTTACCTGCCGCTAAACGCCATTGTGCGTATAGATGAAGTTGAACGTGAAGGCCCTTTGAAAGCAGTTAAAAGCGATGCTCGCGTCGCAGAGTTTCCTCGTCCCTTTCCACTGCCGCCTCGTGGAGAAGGGTAA
- a CDS encoding thiopurine S-methyltransferase has product MENPWRQRWQEGRIGFHLSDTHPALVQYWPTLNVTPGAKVLVPLCGKSLDMRWLADEGHPVLGIELAPEAIEQFLAQRSAGVSRYTQAGFNVSRQGSVELWCGDFFHLHIKQAAEVGAFYDRASLIALPPATRERYAFHLAQLVPPGARGLLVGLTHDEGSAGPPYSVPNSEIEQLFVPNFRVELVEDREADERGRSESVWALERRGPHV; this is encoded by the coding sequence ATGGAAAACCCCTGGCGCCAACGTTGGCAGGAGGGTCGTATTGGCTTTCATTTGTCCGATACACACCCTGCGCTGGTTCAATACTGGCCTACGCTAAATGTGACGCCTGGGGCCAAAGTGCTTGTGCCGTTATGCGGTAAAAGCCTGGATATGCGTTGGTTAGCAGATGAAGGGCACCCAGTACTGGGTATTGAACTGGCGCCTGAAGCAATAGAGCAGTTCTTAGCTCAGCGCAGTGCTGGCGTATCGCGCTATACCCAGGCAGGTTTTAATGTCTCACGCCAAGGTAGCGTTGAATTGTGGTGCGGTGATTTTTTTCACCTGCACATCAAGCAGGCGGCAGAAGTCGGCGCGTTTTATGACCGAGCTTCATTAATTGCACTGCCTCCGGCTACTCGAGAGCGCTATGCCTTCCACCTTGCCCAGCTAGTGCCGCCTGGCGCCAGAGGGCTGCTAGTGGGATTAACTCACGATGAAGGCAGTGCAGGCCCGCCTTATAGCGTGCCCAATAGTGAGATTGAGCAATTGTTTGTGCCAAATTTTCGCGTTGAACTGGTTGAGGACAGAGAGGCGGATGAACGGGGGCGTAGTGAAAGCGTTTGGGCGTTGGAGCGTCGTGGGCCGCACGTATAA
- a CDS encoding ATP-grasp domain-containing protein: MQKDPNKGYIALLGWSLNAIEAAENYDRRYIVVAPDWAEEYCQKHDIPYVPWNFERLNDRSIEIAETLKEKGVDVAIPLYEETVEWAGAINSVLLDNPRIYGQSLLLRDKALMKRRAQLGGIRVGIFEEAHDKDDVVRFLKRVNQTLLKLDGDPNDPIHLKAFDKAGCLGHRVIRTPDEVDTIPDEEFPVLMESHLDGWEFAVEAWIHDGKIAFLNISEYVTLGYSVFVPASPELEKYREQITAQIEKLIKAFDIEFGLIHPEYFVTSDGEMYFGEVAYRPPGFKVFELLERVYGFNAYQASMLVFDPKSTKEEVAAFFPKEVVDADGFAGCFGVYPRRRVVSRLEIPEETEDHPYFESHELTSPVEETVTKRTAFGTHWGLVYFKGEDAHTLRDLLKRQEDLDFYV; encoded by the coding sequence ATGCAAAAGGATCCCAATAAGGGCTACATCGCCCTATTAGGTTGGAGCCTCAATGCGATTGAAGCGGCAGAGAATTATGACCGCCGTTATATCGTGGTTGCACCCGACTGGGCCGAGGAGTACTGCCAAAAACATGATATTCCTTACGTTCCCTGGAACTTTGAGCGCCTCAATGATCGCTCCATCGAAATTGCTGAAACGCTGAAAGAAAAAGGCGTCGACGTTGCTATCCCGCTCTATGAGGAAACTGTAGAGTGGGCAGGCGCTATTAATTCAGTGCTGCTGGACAATCCACGTATTTACGGGCAGTCGCTGTTGCTTCGCGACAAGGCATTGATGAAACGCCGCGCCCAGCTCGGCGGCATTCGCGTGGGTATTTTCGAAGAAGCCCACGATAAAGATGACGTCGTACGCTTTCTTAAACGCGTTAATCAGACGCTACTCAAGTTGGATGGCGATCCCAACGATCCTATCCATCTTAAGGCATTTGATAAGGCTGGCTGCCTTGGCCACCGCGTTATTCGCACACCGGATGAAGTCGATACTATCCCGGACGAAGAATTCCCTGTGCTGATGGAGTCTCACTTAGACGGCTGGGAATTCGCCGTAGAGGCGTGGATTCACGATGGTAAGATCGCTTTCCTGAATATTTCAGAGTACGTCACACTTGGCTACTCAGTATTTGTGCCAGCATCTCCAGAGCTTGAAAAATATCGCGAACAGATTACTGCGCAAATCGAAAAGCTGATCAAAGCGTTTGATATTGAGTTCGGCCTCATTCACCCCGAATATTTTGTCACCAGTGATGGTGAAATGTACTTTGGCGAAGTCGCTTATCGCCCACCCGGCTTTAAAGTCTTCGAACTCCTAGAGCGGGTTTACGGATTTAACGCCTATCAGGCGTCTATGTTGGTATTCGATCCTAAGAGTACAAAAGAAGAAGTCGCTGCCTTCTTTCCCAAAGAAGTGGTGGATGCAGATGGGTTCGCGGGCTGCTTTGGCGTTTACCCTCGCCGCCGCGTTGTTAGCCGCCTGGAGATTCCTGAAGAAACAGAGGATCACCCCTATTTTGAATCCCATGAGCTGACATCACCGGTTGAAGAAACCGTTACCAAACGTACGGCATTTGGTACCCACTGGGGCTTGGTCTACTTTAAAGGCGAAGACGCACATACACTCCGTGATCTGCTTAAACGCCAAGAAGACCTCGACTTCTATGTATAA